The segment ATGGGTAAAGCAATCAACTCTTCCTTTTCAGCAATTTCGTCTTGCTGATAAACATCTATGATTTCCAAAGTGTAATTGCCATTCAAATATTTCTGACAAATTTCCTGAAGATTCGTTACAGCTCTGACTGAGTTTGCAGACGCACCTGTAATGAATAATTTAAGAACAAGTTTTTCCGGATTCTCACCTGTATCGCCACTTGCTTCCGGCTTGTGTTCTTTTTTATTTTTCATACTCAGTATTTAATGGCCGAATATTCAAGCCAACTAAAACTTTTGTTTCATTCGACAAATCACCTATGATCTTTCTGATCGGTTCGGGAAATTTTCTTACTAAAGTTGGAATTGCTAAAATCTGATCTCCTTCTGCTAACTGTGGTTTTTCAAGAAGATCTATCACTTCGATTCTGTACTCACCTTTTAAATGTGTTTCACAATAGCGTTTTAGATTACTCAATGCTACGGTCGACTTTGGAGTGTTGCCTGCTATGTATAACCTCAATTCCCACTTATAGGTCTTTTCGGTTGTCTTACTTTTTTTTGCCATTATCAGATGTTTTAGCATTTCTTTTTTGAACTAAAGCCAATCGGTTTTCTTCAATAACACTACGCTTTAATTCTTCTTCTACGTAAACTTTGTTCAGTTCATCTTTCAACGATTCAAATTCTTCTTCCAATGAAGCAATTTTAGCGTTGAGAACTTTTTCTTTACGTGTGATCTCAATGTCTTTTCTGTTAGAGGCTAGTTTGCGTAATCTGGCATCTGTCAATGCTTCCAATTGTTGTGCTTCTCGTGCTGAACCAATGAGTACGCCATCATTACCCAGATAAACATCAACAAGATCAAGTCCGTTATCCGTAATAATAAATTCACGAACCTGATTTGAATGTTTCATTCCACGTGATTTCATTATATACATTCCACGATTTCGTTCACCGTTTGATTCGATATCGCGAACAAGGATCCATGCATCAACCAATGAAGATACTCCTTCATCGGTTTGCTCATTAACTATTGTGTTCAGTGAAAGCGCTGTGAACAATACCGTGATCTGTTCTGATTGTAAAAAATCA is part of the Bacteroidota bacterium genome and harbors:
- a CDS encoding circadian clock KaiB family protein; this encodes MAKKSKTTEKTYKWELRLYIAGNTPKSTVALSNLKRYCETHLKGEYRIEVIDLLEKPQLAEGDQILAIPTLVRKFPEPIRKIIGDLSNETKVLVGLNIRPLNTEYEK
- a CDS encoding circadian clock KaiB family protein, translated to MKNKKEHKPEASGDTGENPEKLVLKLFITGASANSVRAVTNLQEICQKYLNGNYTLEIIDVYQQDEIAEKEELIALPMLLKKSPLPERKLIGDLSDTKKVLKGLGINING